The Coffea eugenioides isolate CCC68of chromosome 8, Ceug_1.0, whole genome shotgun sequence genome has a segment encoding these proteins:
- the LOC113780049 gene encoding putative receptor-like protein kinase At3g47110 — protein sequence MAYERKNFRLASSSCFLFCTLFHIFITASAAAIHFETSNETDYQSLLDIKGLIQGDPFQALSSWNDSIHFCDWRGVTCGLLHQRVTVLNMSSFHLVGSLSPSIGNLTFLRELNIPDNNFHGMIPEEVGRLFRLQYLRFANNSFEGELPLNISGCSELSILDLRGNRLIGRIRDDLSTLSKLYALSLSRNNFSGSIPPSLGNISSLQILSISRNNLGGNIPAEIGRLSNLHVLELSSNKLLGAVPPQLYNISTLQIFSITNNLLSGQFPATVGLTLPNLTLFLADLNQFFGSIPTTLANVSGLTKISIGDNSLTGPIPQNLGSLKELQVLHFGHNPLGTDKANDISFISSLTNCTNLQILSLSRIQIGGMLPTAIANLSTKLTSLWLNDNIISGSLPSGIGNLASLGYLDVRNNSLSGIIPDSVGKLVKMQELYLSENSFTGEIPSTIGDISELQILVLEQNMLTGNIPVSLSNCSNLQGFTVSQNRLSGALPKELLALSSLSLGLLLAQNQFTGSLPSEVGNLKNLVSLDISENKLSGEIPTSIDGCEMLEYLRLKGNFLEGSVPSTLGELKSIQVIDLSQNNLSEQIPASLAKLKFISTLNLSYNMLEGEVPMDGIFANSSAFSALGNGKLCGGIKALNLSSCPKPTKKKAKLCTPIVIVIAITIPLAIVLLLISAYAIHRLRSSKQQLPFTSAAEKQNQKLSYAELYDSTNGFSSENLIGEGKYGSVYKGVLKPGEQMVAVKVLKLHQHGAHKSFLAECAALRNIRHRNLVKIITSCSSLDFKHNDFKALIFEYVPNGSLENWLHPSSAEEEGQGLMKLQLIQRLNTAIDIASALDYLHNHCGTPIIHCDIKPSNILLGDDFPALVSDFGLAKFLSSIEGKSHQHQSNSVAIKGTVGYVAPEYGMGGEVSTQEDVYSYGILLLELFTGKRPTDSDRLSAYSMFTEDFSLHSYVKTALSHQVMEIVDPKISMEAESIPGIITKTSKGGSISQEECYLSMFRIGVSCSSEIQRDRMNIKDVLSGLQAIRNEFVQVNEMRAM from the exons ATGGCATATGAAAGGAAGAATTTCAGGCTAGCAAGCTCAtcttgttttttgttttgtactCTTTTTCATATCTTTATTACTGCTTCTGCTGCTGCAATTCATTTCGAGACAAGCAATGAGACAGACTACCAATCTCTGCTTGACATCAAGGGTCTAATACAAGGAGATCCATTCCAGGCTCTAAGCTCCTGGAATGATTCCATTCATTTTTGTGATTGGCGTGGAGTCACATGTGGCCTGCTTCATCAAAGAGTCACTGTCTTGAATATGTCATCATTTCACTTGGTTGGTTCTCTTTCTCCCTCCATAGGAAACCTTACCTTTCTCAGAGAACTCAATATTCCGGATAACAATTTTCATGGTATGATTCCTGAAGAAGTAGGCAGACTTTTTCGGCTTCAATATCTTCGTTTTGCCAATAATTCCTTTGAGGGAGAACTTCCATTAAATATCTCGGGTTGTTCAGAGCTAAGTATTCTTGATTTAAGGGGTAACAGGCTCATCGGGCGAATTCGAGATGACTTGAGCACTTTATCTAAGCTTTATGCTCTGAGCCTTTCCAGGAATAATTTCTCAGGCAGCATTCCACCATCTTTGGGTAATATTTCCTCTCTTCAGATACTTAGCATATCAAGAAACAATCTAGGTGGAAATATTCCAGCTGAGATTGGTCGGCTTTCAAATCTGCATGTCCTTGAGCTGTCCTCAAATAAACTTTTAGGTGCAGTTCCTCCTCAGCTCTACAACATTTCGACACTCCAGATCTTTTCTATTACTAACAATCTATTAAGTGGACAGTTTCCTGCTACTGTGGGATTGACTCTTCCAAACCTTACTTTATTTTTGGCTGATTTGAACCAATTCTTTGGATCAATTCCAACTACATTAGCAAATGTTTCAGGGCTCACAAAAATTAGCATAGGAGACAATTCACTCACAGGACCAATTCCACAAAATCTAGGTAGCCTGAAAGAACTTCAGGTTTTGCATTTTGGCCATAATCCCCTTGGAACTGATAAAGCAAATGATATTAGCTTTATTTCCTCCTTAACAAATTGCACAAATCTACAAATATTGAGTTTGTCAAGAATTCAAATTGGAGGCATGCTACCAACtgccattgccaatctttcaacCAAACTCACATCTTTGTGGCTGAATGATAACATTATATCTGGTAGCTTACCTTCCGGGATTGGAAACCTTGCAAGCTTGGGCTATCTCGATGTGCGTAACAATTCTCTCTCAGGCATAATTCCTGATTCCGTGGGGAAACTTGTTAAAATGCAGGAGCTTTATCTGTCTGAAAATAGCTTCACAGGAGAAATTCCTTCAACAATCGGTGACATTTCTGAACTACAGATTCTTGTATTAGAACAGAACATGCTTacaggtaacattcctgtttcTTTGAGTAACTGCAGTAACTTGCAAGGATTTACTGTTAGTCAGAATCGCCTAAGTGGAGCTTTACCTAAAGAACTTCTTGCTCTttcatctctctctcttggccTCCTCTTAGCTCAAAACCAATTCACCGGATCATTACCATCGGAAGTTGGCAATTTGAAGAATCTTGTGTCATTGGATATTTCAGAAAACAAATTATCTGGTGAAATTCCAACCTCTATTGATGGTTGTGAGATGTTGGAATATCTTCGGTTGAAAGGTAACTTTTTGGAAGGCTCTGTACCTTCTACTTTAGGAGAATTGAAAAGCATTCAGGTCATAGATCTATCTCAAAATAATTTGTCAGAGCAAATTCCAGCTTCTTTGGCAAAATTAAAATTCATCAGCACTCTAAATCTTTCCTATAATATGCTAGAGGGTGAAGTGCCAATGGATGGGATCTTTGCAAACTCTAGTGCCTTTTCAGCACTGGGGAATGGAAAGCTATGCGGAGGAATCAAAGCATTGAACTTATCATCTTGTCCTAAACCTACCAAAAAGAAAGCAAAGCTGTGTACTCCTATAGTAATAGTTATTGCCATTACTATTCCTCTAGCTATAGTTTTACTACTCATATCTGCCTATGCAATTCATAGACTAAGAAGCTCAAAACAACAATTACCTTTTACCTCTGCAGCAGAAAAACAGAATCAGAAGCTCTCATATGCAGAATTATATGATTCCACCAATGGTTTTTCTTCAGAAAATTTGATTGGTGAAGGTAAATATGGCTCTGTTTACAAAGGGGTCCTCAAACCTGGTGAGCAAATGGTTGCTGTTAAGGTTCTTAAGCTCCACCAACACGGTGCCCATAAGAGCTTCTTGGCTGAATGTGCAGCATTGAGAAACATCCGCCATCGAAACCTTGTCAAGATCATAACCTCTTGTTCAAGTTTAGACTTCAAGCACAACGATTTCAAGGCTTTGATTTTCGAATATGTGCCTAATGGAAGTTTAGAGAATTGGTTACATCCAAGTTCAGCTGAGGAAGAGGGACAAGGCCTAATGAAGCTCCAGTTGATACAAAGACTGAATACTGCAATCGACATTGCGTCCGCCTTGGATTACCTTCATAACCATTGCGGGACACCGATTATCCACTGTGATATAAAGCCAAGCAACATACTTCTAGGTGATGATTTTCCTGCCTTGGTTAGTGATTTTGGCCTAGCAAAATTTCTTTCCTCCATCGAAGGTAAATCCCATCAACATCAAAGCAACTCAGTAGCAATTAAAGGAACAGTTGGATATGTTGCTCCAG AATATGGCATGGGTGGAGAGGTATCAACACAAGAAGATGTATACAGCTATGGTATTCTATTGCTTGAATTGTTTACAGGGAAAAGGCCTACTGATagtgacaggttgtcagcct aTAGCATGTTCACAGAAGATTTTAGTCTCCATAGTTATGTTAAGACGGC
- the LOC113780047 gene encoding putative receptor-like protein kinase At3g47110: protein MAYERKNFRQATSSCCLFYTLFHIFIPASAAAIHFETRNLTFLRELNIQDNNFHGMIPEEIFSISRNNLGGNIPSEICRLSNLHVLELSSNKLLGAVPPQLYNISTLQIFSITNNLLSGQFPVTVGLTLPNLTLFLADLNLFFGSIPTTLANASGLIKISIGDNSLTGSIPQNLGSLRELQELYLSENSFTGEIPSTIGDISELQILVLEQNMLTGNIPVSLSNCSNLQGFTVSQNRLSGALPKELLGLSSLSLGLLLAQNQFTGSLPSEVGNLKNLVSLDISENKLSGEIPTSIDGCEMLEYLRLKGNFLEGSVPSTLGELISIQVIDLSQNNLSEQIPASLAKLKFISTLNLSYNMLEGEVPMDGIFANSSAFSALGNGKLCGGIKALNLSSCPKPTKKKAKLSTPITKKLKTTITFYLCSRKTESEALSYAELYDSTNGFSSENLIGEGKYGSVYKGVLKPGEQMVAVKVLKLHQHGAHKSFLAECVALRNIRHRNLVKIITSCSSLDFKHNDFKALIFEYVPNGSLENWLHPSSAEEEGQSLMKLQLIQRLNIAIDIASALDYLHNHCGTPIIHCDLKRSNILLGDDFRAMVSDFGLAKFLSFIEGKSHQHQSNSVAIRGTVGYVAAEYGMGGEVSTQGDVYSYGILLLELFTGKTPTDSMFTEDFSLHSYVKMALPHQVMEIVDPKISMEAESIAGIITKTSKGGSINQEERYLSMFWIGVSCSSEIQRDRMNIKDVLSGLQAIRNEFIQVINESQMR, encoded by the exons ATGGCATATGAAAGGAAGAATTTCAGGCAAGCAACCTCATCTTGTTGTTTGTTTTATACTCTTTTTCATATCTTTATTCCTGCTTCTGCTGCTGCAATTCATTTTGAGACGA GAAACCTTACCTTCCTCAGAGAACTCAATATTCAGGATAACAATTTTCATGGTATGATTCCTGAAGAA ATATTTAGCATATCAAGAAACAATCTAGGTGGAAATATTCCATCTGAGATTTGTCGGCTTTCAAATCTGCATGTCCTTGAGCTGTCCTCAAATAAACTTTTAGGTGCAGTTCCTCCTCAGCTCTACAACATTTCGACTCTCCAGATCTTTTCTATTACTAACAATCTATTAAGTGGACAGTTTCCTGTTACTGTGGGATTGACTCTTCCAAACCTTACTTTATTTTTGGCTGATTTGAACCTATTCTTTGGATCAATTCCCACTACATTAGCAAATGCTTCAGGGCTCATAAAAATTAGCATAGGAGACAATTCACTCACAGGATCAATTCCACAAAATCTTGGTAGCCTGAGAGAACTTCAG GAGCTTTATCTGTCTGAAAATAGTTTCACAGGAGAAATCCCTTCAACAATCGGTGACATTTCTGAACTACAGATTCTTGTATTAGAACAGAACATGCTTacaggtaacattcctgtttcTTTGAGTAACTGCAGTAACTTGCAAGGATTTACTGTTAGTCAGAATCGCCTAAGTGGAGCTTTACCTAAAGAACTTCTTGGTCTttcatctctctctcttggccTCCTCTTAGCTCAAAACCAATTCACCGGATCATTACCATCAGAAGTTGGCAATTTGAAGAATCTTGTGTCATTGGATATTTCAGAAAACAAATTATCTGGTGAAATTCCAACCTCTATTGATGGTTGTGAGATGTTGGAATATCTTCGGTTGAAAGGTAACTTTTTGGAAGGCTCTGTACCTTCTACTTTAGGAGAATTGATAAGCATTCAGGTCATAGATCTATCTCAGAATAATTTGTCAGAGCAAATTCCAGCTTCTTTGGCAAAATTAAAATTCATCAGCACTCTAAATCTTTCCTATAATATGCTAGAGGGTGAAGTGCCAATGGATGGGATCTTTGCAAACTCTAGTGCCTTTTCAGCACTGGGGAATGGAAAGCTATGCGGAGGAATCAAAGCATTGAACTTATCATCTTGTCCGAAACCTACCAAAAAGAAAGCAAAGCTGTCTACTCCTATA ACTAAGAAGCTCAAAACAACAATTACCTTTTACCTCTGCAGCAGAAAAACAGAATCAGAAGCTCTCTCATATGCAGAATTATATGATTCCACCAATGGTTTTTCTTCAGAAAATTTGATTGGTGAAGGTAAATATGGCTCTGTTTACAAAGGGGTCCTCAAACCTGGTGAGCAAATGGTTGCTGTTAAGGTTCTTAAGCTCCACCAACATGGTGCCCATAAGAGCTTCTTGGCTGAATGTGTAGCGTTGAGAAACATCCGCCATCGAAACCTCGTCAAGATCATAACCTCTTGTTCAAGTTTAGACTTCAAACACAACGATTTCAAAGCTTTGATTTTCGAATATGTGCCCAATGGAAGTTTAGAGAATTGGTTACATCCAAGTTCAGCTGAGGAAGAAGGACAAAGCCTAATGAAGCTCCAGTTGATACAAAGACTGAATATTGCAATCGACATTGCCTCCGCCTTGGATTACCTTCATAACCATTGTGGGACACCGATTATCCATTGTGATCTAAAGCGGAGCAACATACTTCTAGGTGATGATTTTCGCGCCATGGTTAGTGATTTTGGCCTGgcaaaatttctttccttcaTTGAAGGTAAATCCCATCAACATCAAAGCAACTCAGTAGCAATTAGAGGAACAGTTGGATATGTTGCTGCAG AATATGGCATGGGTGGAGAGGTATCAACACAAGGAGATGTATACAGCTATGGTATTCTATTGCTTGAATTGTTTACAGGGAAAACGCCTACTGACAGCATGTTCACAGAAGATTTTAGTCTCCATAGTTATGTTAAGATGGCTCTTCCCCATCAGGTAATGGAAATTGTTGATCCAAAGATCTCAATGGAAGCAGAATCCATAGCAGGTATAatcaccaaaacaagcaaaGGCGGCAGCATCAATCAGGAGGAACGCTACCTATCGATGTTTTGGATTGGTGTTTCATGCTCTTCAGAAATTCAGAGGGACAGGATGAATATTAAAGATGTCCTCAGTGGATTACAAGCAATCAGGAATGAGTTTATTCAGGTTATAAATGAGAGCCAAATGAGATGA